The DNA segment AGTATTACAGCAGATGAACTACTCTACCAACTCAATGGCATCAAAAAAGAAAAGGCCTGGCAGGTGATTAGCTTCCTCCAGGCCGAACAAAAAATATCGGTAAATGAAAAGGGATTGATCAGCTTATCATCCTAAAACCAGCTACTGCTCTTCTTCCTGCTCTTACCACCTAATCCCAAAGCACCCAGCAAACTACGGGTGATCACATTGGCGGCAGTACGGCCTATCTGGCGGGTAACAGAGTTATCCAGCACTTTTTCTATAGTTGACTTTTCTTTCCTGCCACCACCCGAAGCCTTCTTCTCTTCTTTTGCAGCTTTCTCTTCTGCCGTCCGTTCTGCGGCTTCCTCCAGTTTGGCATTCAGTATTTCATAAGCGCTTTCAGTATCTGCTACTGCTGCATACTTCTTCACCAGTTTGGAGCTATTCACAATACCGTCTATTTCACCATCTGTCAATACATCCATCCTGGAGCGTGGGGGCACCAGCATCGTATGTACCAGTGGCGTGGGAATGCCCTTTTCGTTCAACATCGTTACCAGGGCCTCGCCAATACCCAGTTGGGTAAGTAACTCTTCTGTTTTATAGAATTCCGTTTCAGGATAATTCTGTGCGGCCTGCTTGATCGTCTTGCGGTCGGCAGCGGTAAAAGCGCGCAGTGCATGTTGCACCTTCAATCCCAACTGGCTCAGCACGCTGGCCGGAACATCCTGCGGGTTCTGCGTACAGAAAAAGATGCCCACACCCTTGGAGCGGATGAGTTTGATCACTGTCTCAATCTGTTGCAGCAGGGCATCCGTCGCTTCCTGGAATACCAGGTGCGCCTCATCAATAAACATCACCAGCTTGGGCTTATCCAGGTCGCCGGCTTCCGGAAGCGTAGCATACAATTCGGCCAGCAATTGCAACATAAAAGTAGAGAACAGCTTGGGCCTGTTTTGCATATCTGTTACCCGCAGCACACTGATCATGCCGCGGCCATCATCGGCAATACGCATCAGGTCGTCTACTTCAAAAGATGGTTCGCCAAAGAAAACATCCGCCCCCTGCTGTTGCAGTTCTATCACCTTACGCAGGATCGTACCTGTGCTGGTAGTGGCGATCTTACCATATTCCTTTTCGATCTCTGCCTTGCCTTCATTGCTTACAAACTGCAATACCTTGATAAAATCCTTCAGGTCGAGCAGGGCCAGCTTATGATCATCGCAATACTTGAAGATCATGGATACCAACCCCTGCTGTGTATCATTCAGGTCTAATATCTTGGATAGGAGGATGGGACCAAACTCGCTCACCGTAGCCCTTAACCGTACCCCTTTTTCATTACTCAGGGTCATTAGTTCTACCGGGAAGGCGGCAGGCTTATAGGCTGTTCCAATCACCGCCATCCGTTCTTTGATCTTCTCATTATCGGTACCTGCAGCGGCAATGCCACTCAGGTCGCCTTTAATATCCATCAGCAATACCGGCACACTGGCATCACTCAGGGCTTCTGCTATTACCTGTAAAGTTTTAGTTTTACCGGTACCGGTAGCACCGGCTATCAGGCCATGCCGGTTCATCGTTTTCAGGGGCAGCTTTACCAAAGCGCCGGGCACGGCTGCTTTGTCCAGCATACCGGCGCCCAATACAGCAAATTCTCCTTTGAAAGTATAACCTTCCTGCACGGCTTGCAGGAATACTTCAGTGTTTGGCATAAGGCAGATTTATAAGGGGAAGATACAGGATTGAAAGAAAATCAATCACAAAAACTTGTTATCTGTAAGTAATCGGAGTACTTGTTCCCTACTCACCACACCCTCGAAGCAAGCGCATTGCTGATTGCCGACTGCCGATTGCCGTCCTTCCCTCACATCTCCTCTTCCCTTTCCAGCATCAGGATCGCACTCTGGGGTACGATATAATATTTCTCATTCTCGTACAATACTTCCGTCGCTCCGCTGAGCAGGAACACGGCCAGGTCGCCCTCCCTTGCCTGCAGGGGAATATACTTCACCTGTTCTTCATGCCCTTTCCACGATTCATCTTCCACTGGCATGGGAATAGCATAGCCAGGTCCTGTTTTAATCACATATCCCTGCTGCACCTTCTCCTTTTCCTGTACCCCGGGAGGCAGGTACAAACCACTTTCTGTGCGTTCATTGGCTTTGGAAGGCCGTATTAATACCCGGTCGCCTATTACAATCAGCTTCTTAAAAGTATTATCGTTCGTCAGTCGCATAAGAATGATCTTAAAGGGCAAAATTACCCCCTCTCCCCCATTTATTAACAAAATATTACACGCCACTTGTCGGTTATAGCAAATGATTTAATTTTATTTACACTATCGAACTAAATCTACCTAACAATGGAAGGAAAGAAACCTAAAATCTTGTTGTGTGAAGACGATCAGAACCTGGGCAGTGTACTAAAGAATTACCTGGAATTAAATGATTTCGATGTGACCCTGGAACGTGATGGCCGCCTCGGACTGGCCGCTTTCCAGCGAGAGAAATTTGAGCTTTGCCTGCTCGACATTATGATGCCTCACATGGACGGATTTACCCTTGCGGAGGAGATCCGTGATATTGATCCGGATATCCCCTTGTTCTTCCTCAGTGCCAAAACCATGAAGGAAGACATCATCCAGGGCTATAAGTTGGGTGCCGATGATTACATTACCAAGCCATTCGACAGCGAGGTACTGTTATTGAAGATAAAAGCCATCATGAAAAGAAATGAAGAGGTAACCCGTGAACAGGAAAACAAAGAGTTCGACCTCGGCAGTTATCACTTCAATCCCAAGCTCCGTGAACTGAGCCATAACGGCAAAACACAGACTTTGTCGCCCAAAGAAAATGAATTGCTGAAAATGCTGTCCGAGCACATGAATGACCTGTTGCCCCGTGAGCAGGCATTGAAGAAAATATGGGGCAGCGATACTTATTTCAACGGACGAAGCATGGACGTGTACATTGCCAAGCTGCGCAAATACCTGAAGGAAGATGATAAAATAGAGATCGTCAACATTCACGGTAATGGCTTCCGGCTGGTAGCACCTACCATATAATTCCGCAGTACATACCTCAACAAATACATAAGTCCCGCCCACAAGGCGGGATTTATTGTTGATGCGTTAATACTTTCTTTTTACCCTTCCTATAGAGAGACTGAACTTGAACTGGATGGTGAAATAGGAGTCATTGTGTTTGGGATCGCCTCTTATGCCTCCTTCCTGGGTCACTATGGAGGGATCAAGTTCCTGCCTTCTGTCGGCCAGTTGCGCCGCCAGCTCCGCAGCCCCATGCGACAGATTTTCCGAAAACAGGGCAGGGTCAATATATTGCCGGCTCACATCATCGAGGTAATCCGTTTGCAATATCCGGTGCATGATCTCTACCCGGGCATTCAGCAAGGCCGATATTTCATATTTAACACCGATACCCAAGGGGAAATTAACCTGCGTAAGCCGGTAAGGTCTTCTGTCGGGATACTCCCGAAAACCCTGCCCTTCTGTATGCAGCGGTTGCAAGGCTACCCAGCTACCGTTGATATATGCTTCCGGATTGAAATTAAACACACCCACTCCACCCATTATATAAGGTGAAAAGCGCGGAGCTTCCTTAGCCAATGATTGAAACAGCGTAAGAGGATGGAACTCCGCCAGTAAGGCTACTTCTGATATACGGCTGCGGAAATGCAGGTTGCGCTGGTAGCGGGATTTAGCAGCAGACTGATCACCATTTAATATTTTATCCGAAGCGCTCACCCTGCCGAAGGTGGCTTCCAGCCGGCCACCGATGGTTTGTTTATACAAGGCGCCTGCATAAATACCACCGGCAAAGTTAAACTGCCGCCCGTTAAGGTCTTTAATGAATCCTTTACCCAATCCTTTTCTTCCACCAAGATCAGTAAAGCAGTTCATAACACCGGCTGAGACGCCTGCTTCCCACAATACAGCAGGCTCGATCCGCTCATCATCATAAAAATAATATTGGCCGGCTACGGTATGGACACAAAAGGACAGTACCCCAAGACACACGATGGACTTCAATACACTCATAACACTAATCAATAAAGGTTAATGCAATCTGGCAGGGGTCATTGGGTAGGTAATTAACAGAACAGAAGATTAACAAAAAGGGTACCACTTATGGAATTAGAACCGGCCAATTTAATTTTTTGATTAAAACAGTAAATGTTCGCCGCTGCCACCATGCTTACGTCCTAAATGTTCATAAGCTTTGGGCGTTACTTCGCGGCCGCGGGGCGTGCGCTTGATAAAACCTTCCTGTATTAGAAAAGGTTCATACACTTCTTCCAGCGTACCCGTTTCTTCACCCACCGCTGTAGCGATGGTGGTGATGCCTACCGGGCCGCCTTTGAATTTATCAATGATGGTGAGTAGTATACGATTATCCATTTCATCCAAACCATATTCATCCACATTCAATGCCCGCAGGGCGTGTTGTGTAATGGCCAGGTCAATAACACCATTGCTCAATACCTGTGCAAAATCCCTTACGCGGCGTAAGAGGCCATTGCCAATTCGGGGCGTGCCGCGGCTGCGGCGGGCAATTTCAAAAGCAGCATCGGAAGTGATCTTCACATGCAGAATGCCGGCTGCCCGTGTAATGATCCTTTGCAGCACCTCGGCCGTATAATATTCCAGTCGTGATTTGATCGCGAAGCGGGATAATAAGGGCGCCGTGAGCAGGCCGCTGCGCGTAGTAGCGCCTACCAGCGTAAAGGGATTGAGGTTAATCTGTATGCTTCGTGCATTGGGACCGCTGTCAATCATAATATCCAGCCGGTAATCTTCCATCGCAGCATACAGGTATTCTTCCACCACCGTACTCAGCCGGTGAATTTCATCAATGAACAATACATCATTGGGCTCCAGGTTGGTGAGCAGTCCGGCCAGATCACCCGGCTTTTCAATAACAGGCCCGGAAGTTTCTTTGATATTCACGCCCAGCTCATTGGCCACAATACGGCTCAACGTGGTTTTGCCCAATCCCGGAGGGCCATGAAATAACACATGGTCCAATGCCTCACCACGCAGCTTGGCTGCTTTGATAAATATTTTAAGGTTCTCAATAATTTGTCCCTGCCCGGCGAAGTCTTCTATTTCTGTGGGACGGATATTATTTTCGAACTCTTTATCAGCGGCAGATAAGGAATTTCTTTCTGTATTTAAGTTTGGATTGGACATGCTTTTCGGTCAACTTTGTAAATCTACACAAAAGTAAGGCAGTAATACCATGCACGTACATTTTATACAACACGTACACTTTGAAACGCCGGGCTATTTACTGGAATGGGCTACAGCACAGCAACACACGATCAGCTACACCAAAATATTTGAAGGAGATCCCTTTCCTGCTGCTGACAATATAGACCTGCTGATCATCATGGGCGGCCCTATGGGTGTATATGAAGAAGATAAATACGCATGGCTGGCAACAGAAAAAGCCTTTATAAAAGAAGTGATCGCTGCCGGTAAAAAAGTATTGGGCATCTGCCTCGGTGCACAGCTTATTGCCGAAGTATCGGGCGCCAAAGTATACCCCAATGCCCAAAAAGAAATTGGCTGGTGGCCCATCCGCAAGATCATCAATGAAAAAACTTTGCCGCTCACCGAAACGCTGCCTGATGAGTTCATCACCTTCCATTGGCATGGTGACACTTTCGACCTGCCAGCCGGCGCAGTACATTTATTTGCTACCTCCATTTGTCCTAACCAGGGCTTCCTCCTAAATGAGCAGGTGGCAGGATTACAATTTCATATGGAAGCCACCCCCAGCCTGGTACAGCAAATGGCAAAATATGGGCAGGAGGAGCTGGTAACCGCCCCTTATATTCAAACGGCCGGGCAAATGCAGGAATTAAGCGCCCGCTATGCGGCTGCCCAGCAAAAACAGTTGTTGGATTTTATAAACAGGTTCCTGACTCTCTGATCCTCTCTTATTTTCAATTCCTTGTATCAGTCTTCGCATTGAATTACTCCACTTTGGGATTACCAGCAGGTTTGTTATGCCTCTCTTGTGTCCATATTTGGGAATAAGCCGTAGATATCCCGTATATATCTCGTAGATAAGCCGTAGATAAGCTGTCTTTATATAAAGGCGGGATATCTACGACTAATAAGCATTTTATAAGTAGGCTAAATACAGCTTATCAACAAAGATGCCCTTAACCAGCCTTAAAGGAAACCGGCCTAAGAGTAACTCAATGGGGATATTAAAAATATATTTGCATATACAAATAAGAGCCCCTACCTTTGTCTTGTCAATGAAACCTTCGGAAAGCAAATACCGCCATTGCATGTACTTCGTAGCCAATGCCCTGGGGCGCAGGATAGAGAAGCTGGCTATGGAAAGCTGGAAGAAGGTAGACCTGTCGCCCAGTCACGCTTATCTGCTGATGCTGGCCATCGAAGAGCCAGGCATACAACCGACGGCCCTGAGTGAACAATTGATCCTGACCCCTTCTACCATTACCCGGCTCATTGAGAAGCTGGAGGATAAAGGATTGGTAACCCGTAGCACAGAAGGCAAGCTTACCAAGGTGTACCCTACCGCCCAAGCCAAAGAACTATATCCCAAACTACAGGAATGCCTGGACCATTTTATTGAAAACTACACCTATATCCTTGGCAAAGAAGAAAGTAAGCGCATGGTGAAGAATATGGCCTGCCTGGCCGATAAACTGGGTGAGTAATTTTTTTTATACCAATACTTGTACATACAAATAAGCCTAACACAACAATTATTTTAAATCAACTATTATGAAGTACGTAATTACAGGTGGCGCAGGCCACATTTCAAAGCCCCTGGCAGAAGCATTACTGGCAGCAGGCCACCAGGTAACAGTCATCGGGCGCAATGCCGCCAACCTGCAGGAATTAGTCAATAAGGGGGCTAAAGCAGCGATTGGCTCTGTAAACGATGTTGCCTTCCTGACCACCGCCTTTGCGGGAGCAGATGCGGTATACGTTATGAACCCGCCCGATTATACCAATACTGCTGTAAAAGCAACACTGGAGCAAACGGGCAAAAACTTTACAGCAGCGCTTAAAGCCGCCAATATCAAGTACGTGGTACAACTCAGCAGTATCGGCGCCCACCTCCCCGAAGGCGTAGGTCCCGTAAGCGGCCTGTACCGGGTAGAACAGTCATTACGCACTTTACCCGGCACCAATGTCCTGCACCTTCGCCCGTCCTATTTCTATTATAACCTCTTTGCCAATATCGGGTTGATCAAACAGGCTGGCATTGCAGGTGGCAATTTTAGTGTGGCTGCCAACAAGTTCCCGATCGTTGATACGAGTGATATTGCTGCAGTGGCGGCGGAAGAACTCCTGAAGCTGGATTTTAAAGGTCACCAGGTACGGTATATCGTCAGTGATGAAGTAGGTACAGACGCCATTGCCTCCGCACTGGGCAAAGCCATTGGCAAGCCAGACCTTCCCTGGGTTAAGTTCCCCGACGACCAGGCCAAAGCAGGCATGTTACAAGCTGGCCTGACCGAGGACCTTGCCGACAACTATATTGAAATGGGACATGCTATTGATAACGGTATTATGTTTGAAGATTATTGGAAGCACAAGCAACCATTGGGAAAGGTAAAGCTGGATGATTTTGCAAAGACGTTTGCAGCGGCCTATAATGCGAATTAAGCGAATTACATGAATTGGCAATAAGAGGTGACACCTTTCCCTTGCTTCTCCAAGGAAAGGTATCACTTCTTTGTTTTTGTATCTTTGAAACACTATGAACTACGATCAGTTTTATGCCAGCATCACCCATGCCACACCACCACCGGGAATAAGCGTTTACTTAAAATCACTGTGGTATGATGCCAAAGGCGACTGGGACGCTTCCCATGAGATTATACAGGATGTACCTGATAAAACAGCTTCCTGGATCCATGCCTACCTGCACCGCAAGGAAGGCGATGTTTTTAATGCCAATTACTGGTACAATAAAGCCAATAAGCGCATGCCCGGCCATTCATTGGAACAGGAATGGGAAGAGATCGTAAAAGCGTTGCTCTGATGTAGTGAAGGACCTTATGGCTTTTTGGTATAACGCTTCAGTTGAAGTATCAGTTCCGGGTCGGGGCAGTTGCCCAGGTATTTTTGTCTTTCGGAATATTTACATACACCCGGATAATCCCCTTCTTTTAATTCCATGTCCAGTATGATCTGGAAATGCAGGTGAGGCGGCCAGTGGCCATTCTCTGCAGGCTCCCCAAAATGGGCGATCTTTTGCCCGATGGAAATATATTGTCCGCTGGAAAGTTTCTGAATATCCTTCAGGCTAACATGGCCGTATAAGGTATAAAAAGGCAATCCATCCAACTGGTGCAGCAGGATCATGGTAGCGCCATAATCGCCAAAATGGTCATTAAAAGCAAAGCTATGCACCATGCCTCCCATAAAAGCATACACCGGTGTACCGGCTGCGCCCCAGATATCTGTACCGATGTGCAGGCGGCGGGGCTCTTCACCAGGTACTGCTGCATCAAATAAAGCGCTGCGGTTGTACACGGTCCTGTGCTCATTGTAACCACCAATACCCAGCCGGCAATCAGCAGCCTGCAGTTTACGGTTGATGTAGGCTGAAAAGCTGGCCGTATCGCTGATGATATTACTCGTAAGCTCTGTATTCTTTTCTGTAAAGTCGAGCAGCAATAGTTTATCCTTTGCAGGATCAACGGGCACTACCGGATGAAAAGTAGACTGATATTTACGAATCGTATTTTCAAATACAGAGGGCATATAGAGGATTTTGAAAAGATTGTTACTACTGTTTCAAGACCTGACAGGTTTTGTTTGCGTCGTAAGCGAAACCTGTCAGGTCTCCGGTACTGCCGTTTATAAGCAATTTGCCGCCTTTTATGCATTCCCGCCTCCTGCAAATATCCCGGTTTGCTACCTTTAAATCAACCTCGGATTACAAAAACACACATTTTTATGAATAAATACCTGTTCGCACTGTTTCTGCTGACTATCGGGCAGATAACAGTGGCCCGCCAATCCTCACCACTTTGGTTGAGATACCCCGCCTTATCGCCGGATGGCAAAACGATCGTGTTCAGTTATAAAGGCGACCTGTATAAGGTGCCCGCCACCGGTGGCGATGCCGTTGCCTTAACTTTACATGAAGCGCATGATTTTATGCCGGTATGGAGCCGTGATGGCAAGTATATTGCCTTTGCCAGTGACCGTTATGGTAATTTTGATGTGTATGTGATGCCGGCTGCCGGCGGTGAAGCCACCCGCCTCACGTATCATTCGGCCAATGATTATCCGTATGACTTTACACCCGATGGCAAGAAGGTGATCTTTGGCACCAACAGGAATGATATTTATACCAGCGTACGTTTTCCCCAGCGTGGCTTATTCCAGAAATTGTATGAGGTACCGGTTACAGGCGGACGATCTGTGATGTTCCTGTCGGCCGGTTCAGAATTTGCCCGTTTCAATAGTAAAGGAGATCAACTGGTATTCCAGGACAGGAAAGGTTATGAGGATGCCTGGCGCAAACACCATACTTCTGCCGTGACGCGGGATATCTGGATCTATGATGTGAAGAAGGATGACTACCAGCAGGTATCGGGCTTTGCCGGTGAAGACCGTGAGCCACTCTTTTCTGCCGATGACCAGTCTTTTTATTACCTGAGCGAAAAGAATGGCAATAGCCAGAATATTTATAAAGCGCCCGTTAAAACAAAGATCGCGGAGCAGCAGTTGACAACCTTTAAAGACCACCCTGTACGTCACCTCTCCCGCGCCAATGACAACACGCTTTGCTTTTCGTATGATGGCGAGATTTATACCCTGAAAGAAGGCGATCAGCCAAAGAAGGTAGCTATCCGCATTAATACGGATGGACGCACCAATATAGAAAAGATCATTCCCATCAATACCGGCGTTACCCAAACGGCTTTATCGCCCAATGGGAAAGAGATTGCCTTCATAGTACGCGGGGAGGTATTTGTGACTTCTGTGGAAGGTGGCATTACCAAGCGTATTACCAATACACCGCAACAGGAACGCACGGTGGAATTTACCCCCGATGGCCGTTCGCTCATTTATGCCGCCGAGCGGGGCAATAGCTGGGATATTTACCGCACCACGATTGACAGAAAAGAAGAGCCTTATTTCTATGCCTCCACGGTATTGAAAGAAGAACCGCTGATCGCTACAGAAGCAGAAGAGTTTCAGCCGGTGATTTCCCCGGATGGTAAAGAAGTAGCTTACCTGGAAGAAAGGAATGTTGTGAAGGTGTACAATATCGCTTCCAAAAAGAGCCGTACGATTGTACCCAAGGGCGTTAACTTTTCTTATGCAGATGGTGACCAGGGTTACAAATGGTCACCGGATGGCAAGTGGATCGCCTTCAATTCGGCTGAAGGGCGCTGGACCACGGCAGAGATAGCCCTGATGAAAGCAGATGGCAGCGGTGAAAGAAAGAATGTGACGGAAAGCGGCTTCTCCGACTTTGGCGGCAAATGGGGCTATAACGGAAAAGTGCTGCTGTGGCTAACCGACCGTGATGGTAAGAAACCACTGGCCTTCCAGGGCGCCCGGGAGGTGGATATATACGCTATGTTCTTTGACCAGGAACTGTATGACCGCTTCAAACTGAGCAAAGATGATTATGCCTTGCTGAAGGAGAAAGAGGAAAATGAAAAGAAAGAAAAGAAGGATTCTGCTTTACAAGCTGCCATTGCCAAAAAGGAAAAAGACTGGCAGCCGCTGTTTGAGAACCTCGACAACCGTAAGGAAAGGCTTACGATCAATTCCGGCAATATCTCCGATTATATATTATCCTCCGATGGAGAGAAACTGTATTACCTGGCCCGGGTGGAAAAGGGGTATGACCTATGGCTTACCAATACCCGCACGCGCGAAACCAAGATCCTTACCAAGCTGGATGGCGGCCCCGCAGGTATGGATATTTCCAAGGATGGCAAGAGCCTGTTTGTAGTAAGTGATGGCCGCATTATGAAGGTGGATGCGGAGGCTGGCCGGGTTACCCCGGTTACTGTGAATGGTGAGATGATCCTGAATGCCGCAGCAGAAAGGACCTATATTTTTGAACATGCCTGGCGCCAGGTGATGAAGAAATTCTATGATCCCAAGTTACAGGGCACAGACTGGAAGCTGTATAAAACCACTTACGAGAAATTCCTGCCCTACATCAATAATAATTATGATTACCAGGAATTGCTGAGTGAGCTACTAGGCGAACTGAATGCTTCCCATACTGGTGGACGCTATGCCCCTCCACAGGTGAATACCGATGCGACTGCCAGCCTGGGATTGCTGTATGATGAAACCTATGATGGCGCGGGTGTGAAGGTGATGGAAGTAGTAGAAGGCGGCCCCTTACTGAATGCCAAGACAAAGATTGCAGTAGGCACCGTGATTGAAAAGATTGATGGGGAAACCATCACAGAGAATATGGATTGGAACAAGTTACTGAACCGCAAAGCTGGTAAGAATGTTTTGCTGAACCTGTACAATCCCGCTACAAAAGAGCGCTGGGAAGAAACCCTGAAGCCTATTGCACAGCAGGAAGAGCAGGGGCTACTGTATGCACGCTGGGTAAAGATCATGCGTAAGAAGGTAGATGAGCTCTCCGGCGGTAAGGTAGGTTATGTACATGTGCAGGGCATGAATGATGGCAGCTTCCGCACGGTGTATGAAGATGTGCTGGGCAAGAATGCCATCAAAGAAGCGCTGATCGTAGACACCCGTTTTAATGGTGGCGGCTGGCTGCATGATGACCTGGTGACTTTCCTGGGCGGTAAGAAGTATATGGATTTCTCACCACAGGGC comes from the Paraflavitalea devenefica genome and includes:
- a CDS encoding type 1 glutamine amidotransferase, translated to MHVHFIQHVHFETPGYLLEWATAQQHTISYTKIFEGDPFPAADNIDLLIIMGGPMGVYEEDKYAWLATEKAFIKEVIAAGKKVLGICLGAQLIAEVSGAKVYPNAQKEIGWWPIRKIINEKTLPLTETLPDEFITFHWHGDTFDLPAGAVHLFATSICPNQGFLLNEQVAGLQFHMEATPSLVQQMAKYGQEELVTAPYIQTAGQMQELSARYAAAQQKQLLDFINRFLTL
- a CDS encoding response regulator transcription factor, with the translated sequence MEGKKPKILLCEDDQNLGSVLKNYLELNDFDVTLERDGRLGLAAFQREKFELCLLDIMMPHMDGFTLAEEIRDIDPDIPLFFLSAKTMKEDIIQGYKLGADDYITKPFDSEVLLLKIKAIMKRNEEVTREQENKEFDLGSYHFNPKLRELSHNGKTQTLSPKENELLKMLSEHMNDLLPREQALKKIWGSDTYFNGRSMDVYIAKLRKYLKEDDKIEIVNIHGNGFRLVAPTI
- a CDS encoding S41 family peptidase, which translates into the protein MNKYLFALFLLTIGQITVARQSSPLWLRYPALSPDGKTIVFSYKGDLYKVPATGGDAVALTLHEAHDFMPVWSRDGKYIAFASDRYGNFDVYVMPAAGGEATRLTYHSANDYPYDFTPDGKKVIFGTNRNDIYTSVRFPQRGLFQKLYEVPVTGGRSVMFLSAGSEFARFNSKGDQLVFQDRKGYEDAWRKHHTSAVTRDIWIYDVKKDDYQQVSGFAGEDREPLFSADDQSFYYLSEKNGNSQNIYKAPVKTKIAEQQLTTFKDHPVRHLSRANDNTLCFSYDGEIYTLKEGDQPKKVAIRINTDGRTNIEKIIPINTGVTQTALSPNGKEIAFIVRGEVFVTSVEGGITKRITNTPQQERTVEFTPDGRSLIYAAERGNSWDIYRTTIDRKEEPYFYASTVLKEEPLIATEAEEFQPVISPDGKEVAYLEERNVVKVYNIASKKSRTIVPKGVNFSYADGDQGYKWSPDGKWIAFNSAEGRWTTAEIALMKADGSGERKNVTESGFSDFGGKWGYNGKVLLWLTDRDGKKPLAFQGAREVDIYAMFFDQELYDRFKLSKDDYALLKEKEENEKKEKKDSALQAAIAKKEKDWQPLFENLDNRKERLTINSGNISDYILSSDGEKLYYLARVEKGYDLWLTNTRTRETKILTKLDGGPAGMDISKDGKSLFVVSDGRIMKVDAEAGRVTPVTVNGEMILNAAAERTYIFEHAWRQVMKKFYDPKLQGTDWKLYKTTYEKFLPYINNNYDYQELLSELLGELNASHTGGRYAPPQVNTDATASLGLLYDETYDGAGVKVMEVVEGGPLLNAKTKIAVGTVIEKIDGETITENMDWNKLLNRKAGKNVLLNLYNPATKERWEETLKPIAQQEEQGLLYARWVKIMRKKVDELSGGKVGYVHVQGMNDGSFRTVYEDVLGKNAIKEALIVDTRFNGGGWLHDDLVTFLGGKKYMDFSPQGVTPTSGEPRNKWSNPSCVLMSESNYSDAFLFPYAYKSLDLGKLIGMPVPGTGTAVWWETQIDPTLVFGIPMVATIGKEKRPTENLQLEPDIKLANNYKDVLKGKDQQLERAVKEMLEEIKKGPKKGF
- a CDS encoding NAD(P)H-binding protein is translated as MKYVITGGAGHISKPLAEALLAAGHQVTVIGRNAANLQELVNKGAKAAIGSVNDVAFLTTAFAGADAVYVMNPPDYTNTAVKATLEQTGKNFTAALKAANIKYVVQLSSIGAHLPEGVGPVSGLYRVEQSLRTLPGTNVLHLRPSYFYYNLFANIGLIKQAGIAGGNFSVAANKFPIVDTSDIAAVAAEELLKLDFKGHQVRYIVSDEVGTDAIASALGKAIGKPDLPWVKFPDDQAKAGMLQAGLTEDLADNYIEMGHAIDNGIMFEDYWKHKQPLGKVKLDDFAKTFAAAYNAN
- a CDS encoding MarR family winged helix-turn-helix transcriptional regulator, giving the protein MKPSESKYRHCMYFVANALGRRIEKLAMESWKKVDLSPSHAYLLMLAIEEPGIQPTALSEQLILTPSTITRLIEKLEDKGLVTRSTEGKLTKVYPTAQAKELYPKLQECLDHFIENYTYILGKEESKRMVKNMACLADKLGE
- a CDS encoding co-chaperone GroES, which translates into the protein MRLTNDNTFKKLIVIGDRVLIRPSKANERTESGLYLPPGVQEKEKVQQGYVIKTGPGYAIPMPVEDESWKGHEEQVKYIPLQAREGDLAVFLLSGATEVLYENEKYYIVPQSAILMLEREEEM
- a CDS encoding peptidoglycan DD-metalloendopeptidase family protein, which produces MPSVFENTIRKYQSTFHPVVPVDPAKDKLLLLDFTEKNTELTSNIISDTASFSAYINRKLQAADCRLGIGGYNEHRTVYNRSALFDAAVPGEEPRRLHIGTDIWGAAGTPVYAFMGGMVHSFAFNDHFGDYGATMILLHQLDGLPFYTLYGHVSLKDIQKLSSGQYISIGQKIAHFGEPAENGHWPPHLHFQIILDMELKEGDYPGVCKYSERQKYLGNCPDPELILQLKRYTKKP
- the ruvB gene encoding Holliday junction branch migration DNA helicase RuvB: MSNPNLNTERNSLSAADKEFENNIRPTEIEDFAGQGQIIENLKIFIKAAKLRGEALDHVLFHGPPGLGKTTLSRIVANELGVNIKETSGPVIEKPGDLAGLLTNLEPNDVLFIDEIHRLSTVVEEYLYAAMEDYRLDIMIDSGPNARSIQINLNPFTLVGATTRSGLLTAPLLSRFAIKSRLEYYTAEVLQRIITRAAGILHVKITSDAAFEIARRSRGTPRIGNGLLRRVRDFAQVLSNGVIDLAITQHALRALNVDEYGLDEMDNRILLTIIDKFKGGPVGITTIATAVGEETGTLEEVYEPFLIQEGFIKRTPRGREVTPKAYEHLGRKHGGSGEHLLF
- a CDS encoding helicase HerA-like domain-containing protein, which codes for MPNTEVFLQAVQEGYTFKGEFAVLGAGMLDKAAVPGALVKLPLKTMNRHGLIAGATGTGKTKTLQVIAEALSDASVPVLLMDIKGDLSGIAAAGTDNEKIKERMAVIGTAYKPAAFPVELMTLSNEKGVRLRATVSEFGPILLSKILDLNDTQQGLVSMIFKYCDDHKLALLDLKDFIKVLQFVSNEGKAEIEKEYGKIATTSTGTILRKVIELQQQGADVFFGEPSFEVDDLMRIADDGRGMISVLRVTDMQNRPKLFSTFMLQLLAELYATLPEAGDLDKPKLVMFIDEAHLVFQEATDALLQQIETVIKLIRSKGVGIFFCTQNPQDVPASVLSQLGLKVQHALRAFTAADRKTIKQAAQNYPETEFYKTEELLTQLGIGEALVTMLNEKGIPTPLVHTMLVPPRSRMDVLTDGEIDGIVNSSKLVKKYAAVADTESAYEILNAKLEEAAERTAEEKAAKEEKKASGGGRKEKSTIEKVLDNSVTRQIGRTAANVITRSLLGALGLGGKSRKKSSSWF